DNA from Kitasatospora herbaricolor:
CACTGAAGGCGGCACCGCTGGCCAACACGTCCAACACCACGCTCACCCTCGCCACCACCCCCGCCCAGGGCTACGCGACGCAGGACACAGCGGTGGTCCTGCACTGCACGGTGGCGACGTTGCGCGGATCGGCCTCCTCGTATGACCTCCCGGTGTGCGCCTGGGCTGACAGCTGTACGATCGGCGTCGTCCTGGCCATCAGCACGAAGATCGAAACGGGGCAGGAAGCAGCCGGCCTGCAAAGCGGCGGCTGACCTCACCATCGCCACCCGCACCGCCGCAATGCAGCCGAGCCCCTGCCCCGACTGCCTTCATCCGGGGACCCGGCCCGCTCTACAGGCGGCGCAGGAGGGAGACGACCTTGCCGAGGATGGTCGCCTGGCCGGCGGGGATCGGGTCGTAGGCGGGGTTTCGGGGCATCAGCCAGGTGTGGCCGTCGGTGATTCGCAGCTGCTTGACGGTGGCCTCGCCGTCCAGGAGGGCGGCGACGATGTCGCCGTGCCGGGCGGTGTCCTGGCGGCGGATCGTCACCCAGTCGCCGGGCAGGATGGACGCGCCGGTCATCGAGTCGCCGCGCACCTGAAGGATGAACAGCTCTCCTTCGCCGACCAGGCGCCGGGGCAGGGTGAAGACGTCGTCGACCTGCTGTTCGGCGACGATCGGGGCGCCGGCCGCGATCTGCCCCAGCACCGGCAGGTCCACGGACCCGGACCGGCCCTGTGAGCCGTCCTGCGGGAGGGTGTTCCAGGGACTGTGGCGGATGCGGTAGGCGCGGGGGGTGTGCGGGTCGCGGAGCAGGTGGCCCTTCTTCTCCAACGCCAGGACCTGGTACGAGACCGAGGAGACCGAGCTCAGCCCGACGGCCTCGCCGATCTCGCCATGCTCGGCGGGAAGCCCCGCAGCTCGACCGTCCGCTCCACGAACCGCAGGATCCTGGTCTGCCGGTCGGTCAGTCCGTCGCTGTTTCGCCGGACGCCCGCGGGGCGGCCGGCCCCTCCGCTGTCGGCCTGGGCGCTCACCATGACTCCCCCATCTGCTTCGATCTTGGTCGGACACTATCCCCGCCCTACGACAACAGCGCCCCGCCGGGGCCCGGCGCCCGGGCCCTGCTGCGGCCGGGGCCCCGGGGCCCCGGCCCGGGTGCCCGGCGTGCGGTGGTGGGTCAGCCGGGCGGTGTTCGTCAGGGGATGTCGCCGGCCCAGCGCAGGGCTCCGGGCCGGCCGGGTATGGGGTCGTAGAGGGAGCGACCGTGGGGGTAGCCGCAGCCGGGGCAGGTGAGAGCGAGGCCCTGTTCGCGTTCCTCCGCGCACAGCAACGCCGCGTCGACGAAGGCGCCGTCGAGGGGCCCGCCGATCAGCTCCAGGATGCCCGGGTCCTCGCCGGGCTGTCCGTCGTCCGCATCGGCCACGGACAGCCATTCCTCCAGCTCCGGCAGCCAGGCCGGCCAGGACGGCTCGACCGGCCTCTCGCCGTTCTCCTCCGGGCCTATGGCGTCAGGCATCTGCGTCCTCCTTCACGGCCGCGGCCGCTGCGGCGGCGTCGCGCGGTGCCCGGCGGGCGTCGGCAGGTTCGTGCTGCGGGGTGAGGTCCTTGGGGAGCGGCAGGGACTGGGGCATGTCGATCCTTCGGGGTCAGGGGCGGTTTCGGCGGTTCGGTGCGGGGCCGACGCTGTGGGGCCAGGCGCGTGCCCGGTGGCCGGAGTGCCGGTGTCACGGGCGGTCCGGGTGGCGGGGGCGCAGGGTCGGGCGGGTGGCATGGCTCTTGGGGTTGGTGAGGGCGGCCGTGTGGACGGTGCCGGTGCCCCAGCGGTTGTTCGCCTTGTCGAGGACCGGCTCCAGGGCCCGGTTGTTCTCGGTGGCGGCGTCGAGGGTGAGCTGGACGAAGCTGCGTTCGGCTGCGGCCAGGTTGTTGACGCGGGCGGTGACGGCCCGGATGCGGGCCCGCTGGAGGCCGAGCGCGGCGAACAGGGCGTAGAGGGTGTCCTGGAGGACGGGGGTGTGGGCGGTTGCTTCGCGCAGGGTCCGGGAGCGGGTGGTGGTGGAGCGGTCGGCGTAGGTGACCTGCAGTTCGACGCCGCGAGTGGTCTTGCCGGCGGTGCGCAGGCGGGCGCCGAGGTCGGTGGCCAGGGCCAGCAGTGCCTGGCGGACCTCGTCGGGGTCCAGGACGTCTCGCTCGAAGCGGCGGCCGGCGGCGATGCTCGCCGGCGGGCCGCCGACCGTGACGCCCCCTGGGTCGATCCCGTGCGCGCGCTGGTGCAGCAGCCGGCCGGTGCTGCCGCCGGCGATGCGCTGCAGTGTGGACAGCGGCAGGTCGGCGAGGTCCCCGACGCTCTCGATGCCGTACCGGACCAGTCCCCGCAGAAGGGCCGGGCCCACGCCGGGCAGTGCCCGCACCGGCCGCGCCCGCAAGAACTTCGTCACGGACGTGGGGTCGGGGTCCAGCACCCGGACCTCGCCCGGGGCGCAGGTCTCGGCGGCCATCGTGGCGATCATGCGCGTACCGCCGCCGCCCACCGAGACGGTGAGGCCGTAGCGGGCGAGCAGCCGGGTCTGCAGCAGGTCGGCCAGGCCGGCCGGGGTGCGGCCGAAGTAGCCGAGGGCGCCGGTGACGTCCATCAGTGCGCCGTCCGGCGGCAGGGCCTGCACCACCGGCGAGACGTCGGCGAGCACGCTGAACAGCTGCGCGTACACCTCGAAGGAGGGGCGGTGGATGCGCAGGTGGAGGATCGCGCGGTCCCGATTCGTCACCCTGGGCTCCCCTGCGAGGCGTGCCAGAGCCGTCCGGCGCCCGGGCCGGCCGGACGCCCGTCACCTGCACCGGTGTCCGTGGCGGTGCGGTCCGCGTCGTCGTGCACGGGGCCGGGGGCGGATCCGGCGGCGAGCAGGGCGCGCACCGCGGGGGTGCCGCCGGCGGCGTGGGCGTCGGCGACGTCCTGGAGGTTCCAGGCGTGGGTGCCGATGACGGTGACCGACCGGCCGCGGCGCGAGATCGTGCCGCGGGCGAGCAGCAGGTGGTGGTGGAAGAGCGGGTGGGCGGCTTGGGCGTGGGTGTCGTCGAAGTAGGTGAGGTCGACCTGCCCACCTTCCGATCCGTCGTCCAGCGAGACGAAGATGGTGCGCCGGCCGGAGCGCATCGGCGGGGTCTGGATGGCGACCTTCGCCCCGGCCACCAGCACGATCTCCCCCGTCCGCTGGTCCTTCAGCCGGTGGGAGGGCGTGACGCCGAGCTCCGCGAGCAGCGGGTGGAAGGGCTCCATGAGGTGGCGGGAGGCGTCCATGCCGATGACCTCCAGTTCGGCGCACAGCTCCTCCTGCGGGGACATGGCGGGCAGGCCGGTGGCGCCCGGCTCGGGCGGGGCGGGGGCGGCGAGGACGAGCTGGTCGGGGATGGCGGCGGTGCGGTGCTGGCGGTGGAGCTCGTCGATCTGCAGCAGGGGTTCGCGGCGGTGGGCGCCGGGGGCGAGGGCGTCCAGCGCGCCGATGCGTACCAGGCGGTCGGCGACCGGCTGGGAAGGGCGGGCGCGGGCCCGGAAGTCGGCGACGCCGGTGTAGGGGCGGCCGGCCGCGATCCGGGCGGCCTGGTCGTCGGTGATGCCGTGTACGTCGGTGAGCGAGACGCGCAGGCCCAGCCGCCCGTCCGGGAGCTGTTCAGTGCGGCAGTCGGTGCCGAAGTGCTGGACGTCGACCGGGAGGATCGGCACGCCGCGCCGGCGGGCGTCGGCGAGGACGAGGCGCTTGGGGTACATGCCGGGGTCGTGCTCCAGCAGCCCGGCGTAGAACGGCGCCGGGTAGTGCGCCTTCAACCAGGCCGACTGCAGAGTGGGCAGGGCGAAGGCGACGGCGTGGGCCCGGGCCAAGCCGTAGGCGCCCATGTTCTCCAGCTCGCGGTCGAGGCGTCGGCCGGCGAGGACACGGCGCCGGCCCCCGGCGCGGGGCCGGGCTGGCCGTCGCCGCGGTCCGCGGCGCGGCCTCTGGCATCGGCCGCGCCCGCAGCGCCAGGCGTAGACGCGTACTGGGTCGAGGTGCAGTTCGTTGGGGCCCCTGCAGTCGGCGGCCCAGGTGGCCAGGCGAGAACCACAGGCGCCGCGCCAGTTCTTCGAGGTCGGCGGTCCGACCGTCGGCCCGTTGGGCCCTTGGGCGGTTGGGCCATACCGACGAGCATGCCGTGCCCGTAGGCTGCGAAGCCCTGGACGAGGCCGCTGTCGGCCGGCAACTGGCGTAGGCCCGAGTCCTTGGGCGGGATCCGAACTGCGACCTCGCCCCGAAGGATCTTCGCGCAGGTCCACCTCAACCCTGACAGTGCTGGCGGCTGACGCTTTGCAGGGGCTGACGGCCGATCAACAAGGCGGTCGCCCCTGCGCCGACCGCCAATTCGTCGTTCGGTGCGGGACCGGGAGCTCGACCACACGGCAGCCCAGCTTGCCGAGCCGGGCGAGGACACGGTGGGCCTCGATGTCGGACAGTGAGAAGACGAAAGGGCCCGGTACCAGTACCACCCGAACAGCCCCTGCGGCTGCCAGGTCGACCACGTGCTCCAGTGCAGGCAGCGGTCCCCGCGAGGGACAGCCGTTGTCCAGGAAGACCGTCGGAGCCGGAAGCCCCAACTGGTCCGCGAACCGGTTCAGAGCGTACTGGTGTGTCGGCATGGCCAACTCGTCAAAGGGATAGCAACGCAGGTAGATCGCTGCCCCGGGGAAGCGCCCTTCGACATTCGGTTTCATTGGTCCTCCTGGCAGATTCATCGCTCGGAGTCGCGATGATCACCGTCGGTTCAGCGACTCCTGTCCCAGGAGAACCTTCGAAACGGGGCCGGAACAAACCAGAACCCGGCGCCTGCGGTAACGGGTCGGACTTGGCATGCGGCTGGCGATAGGTATGGCAGTGCAGCGCAGGATCCCTATGTAGGTAGTGGGCACGCGAGCAGTTGATAAGGGTAACTTTGGGCGGTTTTGTTCCCACTCTCGCCCGCATGCTGGAGGCTTCTGTGGCGCCCGAAGGCGGGGGGACCGGGCAGCCGACGTGGACGGTCCAAGGGCGCGCGGTTCCGCCGTGGGGCTTCCGGGTGTCATCGGTTGCGCTGACCGTACGACTGGCGTTCACAGGGGCTGAGCAGGCCTGGGGCCCATTCGCCGAGGCTCACGGCGGTCCGTTGCCCCGGGCGGTCGTCGACGGGCGCCTCCAAAGCCATTAGTTCATTAGTTGTACGCAAAGCCCCCTGCTAGGCCCATTCGTGTGTGGAGTGCATTGACAGCACGTGACGGCGCGGTAAATATGACGTCCACTTCTTTGGTCCTGAACATGCAGGTGGTCCCCGTATCGCTCCTTCGAAGGTGCGTGCGGTCTTTACCATCGCCAGTTCAACTTCTGAAGTCTGACGATGTCAGTCGTCCCTCCGGACCGGGTTGCCGACCTGTGCCCTCGCGCCGGTCGCGACGGTCTTCACCAGTGCAGGGGAGAACAACATGACACATCCATCAGTCCCGGGACGCAGACGTGCCCTGGCCGCCACCACCGCACTCGCCGCACTGTTGTGCGTGCTGCCGACGTGGGCCGCCGCTCCCGCCCTGGCTGCGGATTCGCCGCTGCCCGCGGTCGCCGAGCCGGACACAGGACCCGCGGACCCGTGGGTCCTGACGAACACCGCCTTCGACTCGGCCGACTACCTCAAGCAGCCGTTCGTGGGCAACGGCTACCTCTCGCAGCGGCTGCCCGCCGTCGGCCAGGGCTTTCAGCAGTCCACCGACAAGGCCGGCTGGCCGCTCTACAACCCGCGGTACACCTCGGCGCTGGTGGCCGGCGTCTACGAGCGGATCCCCTACGGCAGCAAGCCGACCGACGAGATCTCCGCCCTACCGACCTGGTCGACGATGAATCTCGGGATCGACGGCAACACGCTGGACGCGATGGTACCGGCAGGTCAGATCACCGGCTATCAGCAGACGCTCGACCAGCGCAACGCCACTGTCAGCACCTCGATGACCTGGACACCTACGGAGGGAAAGGCCACGGCGGTGAAGTTCGACGTCCTGGCCAACCGGGACGTGATGAACCTCGGTCAGGTCCAGGTCACCGTCACCCCCGCGTGGAGCGGCAGCCTGTCCCTCACCGGCCTGCTCGACGGCGCGGGAGCCCAGCGCATCACCCCCGTCTCCCGGACTGTGGACACCGCCACCCACACCTCGACGGTCAGCCTCAGCACCCCGGGCCGCGACACCAAGGTCATCGAGACCCAGCGCCTCGTCGCGAGCCCCGGAACCACTGTCACCGCCACCTCGCAGGCGCCCACCGACACCGCCACCGCCGGAGAGCAGTGGACGATTCCGGTGACGGCGGGCCGGACGTACACGTTCACCAAGTACGTCGGCATCTCCACCTCGAACGAGACCACCACGCCCGACACGGTCGCAGCCGACACCGTCACCGCAGCCGCGAACAGCGGCTGGCAGGACCTCCTGACGCGCCACCAGGCGGCCTGGGCCAGCCTCTGGGCGCCGAACATCACCGCGACCGGGCGCAACGCCCTGCAGGCTGGCATCTACAGTTCGTTCTACCTGCTTTACTCCAGCCTGCGCGAGGGCGTCTCCTGGAGCATCCCCCCGGCCGGCCTCACCAGCGACAACTACGCCGGCGTGATCTTCTGGGACGCCGACACCTGGATGTACCCGACGCTGCTGGCCTTCCACCCCGAACTCGCCAAGTCCATCGTGATGTTCCGCTACAACACGCTGGCGGCAGCCAAGGCCAACGCGGCGGGGGTGACGAGCAGAGCCCTCAAGGGCGGCGCCTGGGCCTGGGACAACGGCCCGAGCGGGACCTGCGGCGGACTCAACGGCTGTCCCTCCAGCCAGGACCATCTGCAGAGCGACATCGCGCTCGCCCAGTGGCAGTACTACCAGGCCACCGGCGACCTGACCTGGCTCAAGTCCTACGGCTACCCCGTGATCAGCGCCGTCGCCGACTACTGGGCGAGTCGCGTCGACAGGAACG
Protein-coding regions in this window:
- a CDS encoding helix-hairpin-helix domain-containing protein yields the protein MGAYGLARAHAVAFALPTLQSAWLKAHYPAPFYAGLLEHDPGMYPKRLVLADARRRGVPILPVDVQHFGTDCRTEQLPDGRLGLRVSLTDVHGITDDQAARIAAGRPYTGVADFRARARPSQPVADRLVRIGALDALAPGAHRREPLLQIDELHRQHRTAAIPDQLVLAAPAPPEPGATGLPAMSPQEELCAELEVIGMDASRHLMEPFHPLLAELGVTPSHRLKDQRTGEIVLVAGAKVAIQTPPMRSGRRTIFVSLDDGSEGGQVDLTYFDDTHAQAAHPLFHHHLLLARGTISRRGRSVTVIGTHAWNLQDVADAHAAGGTPAVRALLAAGSAPGPVHDDADRTATDTGAGDGRPAGPGAGRLWHASQGSPG
- a CDS encoding DNA polymerase Y family protein, giving the protein MTNRDRAILHLRIHRPSFEVYAQLFSVLADVSPVVQALPPDGALMDVTGALGYFGRTPAGLADLLQTRLLARYGLTVSVGGGGTRMIATMAAETCAPGEVRVLDPDPTSVTKFLRARPVRALPGVGPALLRGLVRYGIESVGDLADLPLSTLQRIAGGSTGRLLHQRAHGIDPGGVTVGGPPASIAAGRRFERDVLDPDEVRQALLALATDLGARLRTAGKTTRGVELQVTYADRSTTTRSRTLREATAHTPVLQDTLYALFAALGLQRARIRAVTARVNNLAAAERSFVQLTLDAATENNRALEPVLDKANNRWGTGTVHTAALTNPKSHATRPTLRPRHPDRP
- the lexA gene encoding transcriptional repressor LexA, with product MSSVSSVSYQVLALEKKGHLLRDPHTPRAYRIRHSPWNTLPQDGSQGRSGSVDLPVLGQIAAGAPIVAEQQVDDVFTLPRRLVGEGELFILQVRGDSMTGASILPGDWVTIRRQDTARHGDIVAALLDGEATVKQLRITDGHTWLMPRNPAYDPIPAGQATILGKVVSLLRRL